A portion of the Chromobacterium sp. IIBBL 290-4 genome contains these proteins:
- the rstA gene encoding two-component system response regulator RstA: MTHRIVFVEDDADLAELIRDFLDRHEMDVVIEPRGDTALDTIAREQPDMVLLDIMLPGKDGLTICRELRPKFDGPIIMLTSLDSDMNQILGLELGANDYILKTTPPSVLVARLRAQLRNMRPAQPAAEAAPAKSSRKAVFGQLSIDPVSRDVTLCGEKIPLSTSDFDLLWLLASHAGETLNRDLLLKEMRGVDYDGLDRSIDVAISRLRKKLGDNPSEPFRIKTVRNRGYLFSLSGWE, from the coding sequence ATGACCCACCGCATCGTATTCGTCGAGGACGACGCCGACCTGGCCGAACTGATCAGAGACTTTCTGGATCGCCACGAAATGGACGTAGTGATCGAACCTCGCGGCGACACCGCGCTGGACACCATCGCCCGCGAGCAACCCGATATGGTGCTGCTGGACATCATGCTGCCCGGCAAGGACGGCCTGACCATTTGCCGCGAGCTGCGGCCCAAATTCGACGGCCCCATCATCATGCTGACCTCGCTGGACAGCGATATGAACCAGATCCTGGGCCTGGAACTGGGCGCCAACGACTACATCCTCAAAACCACGCCGCCCTCGGTGCTGGTGGCCCGCCTGCGCGCGCAATTGCGCAATATGCGCCCGGCGCAGCCCGCCGCCGAGGCCGCGCCGGCAAAGTCCTCGCGCAAAGCGGTGTTCGGCCAGCTGTCCATCGACCCGGTCAGCCGCGACGTGACCTTGTGCGGCGAAAAAATTCCGCTGTCCACCTCGGACTTCGACCTGCTGTGGCTGCTGGCCAGCCACGCCGGCGAAACGCTGAACCGCGACCTGCTGCTGAAAGAAATGCGCGGCGTCGATTACGACGGCCTGGACCGCAGCATAGACGTGGCCATTTCGCGGCTGCGCAAAAAGCTGGGCGACAACCCCAGCGAGCCGTTCCGCATCAAGACCGTGCGCAACCGCGGCTATCTGTTCTCGCTGTCCGGCTGGGAGTAA
- the fdhE gene encoding formate dehydrogenase accessory protein FdhE, whose amino-acid sequence MTPTQPILPAEQILAGDVPLMSQPVLRPPADIFARRAARLRQLADGHAMAGFLRLCAAICEQQQALHDASRLDPRAALEKLAQALAPQLPSPVLTSLDALLALDAAALSRLAERLLNGDYPAEGPLFAALPLLGAALQAQATRSIRQRPLPEPQSQEARCPCCGGLPLASQLLRGDSGHAQRYVVCSMCSHAWPVGRVRCLSCGNSRDLSYYSLAAQDHVPAAPDHQQPHQERGAREVEACGECHAALKQISLLLDADAEAGADDLASLALDLLAGEAGYARLGFNPLFLPGAN is encoded by the coding sequence ATGACCCCTACCCAACCCATCCTGCCAGCCGAACAGATTCTCGCCGGCGACGTCCCACTGATGAGCCAGCCCGTGCTGCGGCCGCCGGCCGACATCTTCGCCCGCCGCGCCGCGCGGCTGCGGCAATTGGCCGATGGCCATGCCATGGCCGGCTTCCTGCGGCTGTGCGCCGCCATCTGCGAGCAGCAACAGGCGCTGCACGACGCGTCCCGGCTCGATCCGCGGGCCGCGCTGGAAAAACTGGCCCAGGCGCTGGCGCCGCAGCTGCCCTCCCCCGTCCTGACCAGTCTGGATGCCCTGCTGGCGCTGGATGCCGCCGCGCTCAGCCGGCTGGCTGAGCGTCTGCTCAACGGCGACTATCCGGCGGAGGGCCCCTTGTTCGCCGCTCTGCCGCTGCTGGGCGCCGCCCTGCAGGCCCAAGCCACCCGCAGCATCCGCCAGCGGCCGCTGCCCGAGCCGCAAAGCCAGGAAGCGCGCTGCCCGTGCTGCGGCGGCCTGCCGTTGGCCTCACAGCTGCTGCGCGGCGACAGCGGCCACGCCCAGCGCTATGTGGTGTGCTCGATGTGCAGCCATGCCTGGCCGGTGGGCCGGGTGCGCTGCCTGTCCTGCGGCAACAGCCGCGATCTCAGCTATTACTCGTTAGCGGCGCAGGACCACGTTCCCGCCGCGCCCGACCACCAGCAGCCACACCAGGAGCGCGGCGCGCGAGAAGTTGAGGCCTGCGGCGAGTGCCATGCCGCGCTCAAGCAGATCTCCCTGCTGCTGGACGCCGACGCGGAGGCCGGCGCCGATGATTTGGCCAGCCTGGCGCTTGACCTGCTGGCCGGCGAAGCGGGCTATGCCCGGCTGGGCTTCAATCCCTTGTTTCTGCCCGGCGCGAACTAG
- a CDS encoding formate dehydrogenase subunit gamma, with the protein MKEKLLQRYGVAERINHWIVAICFVLLALSGLALFYPAFFWLTGVFGTPQLARMVHPFVGVLMFLGFFRQFFRYWRRNLINGQDIKWMLAVKDVLRGHETVEVGKYNGGQKAMFWIMTLCVGTMLVTGIIAWRQYFSIYFPIPVIRLALLLHAWAATALIASIIVHVYAALWVKGTIRAMVEGVVTHAWAKKHHPGWYKEMMGKK; encoded by the coding sequence ATGAAGGAAAAACTGCTGCAACGCTACGGCGTGGCGGAGCGGATTAACCATTGGATCGTCGCCATCTGCTTCGTGCTGCTGGCGCTGTCCGGCCTGGCGCTGTTCTACCCGGCCTTCTTCTGGCTGACCGGCGTGTTCGGCACGCCGCAGCTGGCGCGCATGGTGCACCCCTTCGTCGGCGTGCTGATGTTCCTGGGCTTCTTCCGCCAGTTTTTCCGTTACTGGCGGCGCAATCTGATCAACGGCCAGGACATCAAGTGGATGCTGGCGGTGAAGGACGTGCTGCGCGGCCATGAGACCGTGGAAGTGGGCAAGTACAACGGCGGCCAGAAGGCGATGTTCTGGATCATGACCCTATGCGTGGGAACCATGCTGGTCACCGGCATCATCGCCTGGCGCCAGTATTTTTCCATTTACTTTCCCATCCCGGTAATCCGCTTGGCGCTGCTGCTGCACGCCTGGGCGGCCACCGCGCTGATCGCCAGCATCATCGTCCACGTCTACGCCGCGCTGTGGGTGAAGGGCACGATCAGGGCGATGGTGGAGGGCGTGGTCACCCATGCCTGGGCCAAGAAGCACCATCCGGGCTGGTATAAGGAAATGATGGGGAAGAAATAG
- the fdxH gene encoding formate dehydrogenase subunit beta, giving the protein MPLQSLDIKHRSASPTESPKVRQTLEVAKLIDTSTCIGCKACQVACSEWNDIREEVGHNIGVYDNPTDLSAKAWTVMRFAEEESNGKLEWLIRKDGCMHCADPGCLKACPSPGAIVQYSNGIVDFHQENCIGCGYCIAGCPFNIPRISKEDNKAYKCTLCSDRVAVGLEPACVKTCPTGAIQFGSKEDMKEVAAERVADLQRRGYQHAGLYDPQGVGGTHVMYVLHHADKPEQYSGLPNNPEISPTVQLWKGWLKPLATIGIAAAGLFGFLHYISVGPNRADDEEDEAASREENKR; this is encoded by the coding sequence ATGCCACTGCAATCCCTGGACATCAAGCACCGCTCCGCCAGCCCGACCGAAAGCCCCAAGGTCCGCCAGACGCTGGAAGTGGCGAAGCTGATCGACACCTCCACCTGCATAGGCTGCAAGGCCTGCCAGGTGGCCTGTTCCGAGTGGAACGACATCCGCGAGGAAGTCGGCCACAACATCGGCGTCTACGACAACCCCACCGACCTGTCCGCCAAGGCGTGGACGGTGATGCGCTTCGCCGAAGAAGAAAGCAACGGCAAGCTGGAATGGCTGATCCGCAAGGACGGCTGCATGCACTGCGCCGACCCCGGCTGTTTGAAAGCCTGTCCCTCGCCGGGCGCCATCGTGCAGTACAGCAACGGCATCGTCGATTTCCACCAGGAAAACTGCATAGGCTGCGGCTATTGCATCGCCGGCTGTCCCTTCAATATTCCGCGCATCAGCAAGGAGGACAACAAGGCCTACAAGTGCACGCTGTGCTCGGACCGCGTCGCCGTCGGCCTGGAGCCCGCCTGCGTCAAAACCTGTCCCACCGGGGCCATTCAATTCGGCTCCAAGGAAGACATGAAGGAAGTGGCGGCGGAACGGGTAGCGGACTTGCAGCGGCGCGGTTATCAACACGCCGGCCTGTATGACCCGCAAGGCGTCGGCGGCACCCATGTGATGTACGTGCTGCACCACGCCGACAAGCCGGAGCAGTATTCCGGCCTGCCCAATAATCCGGAAATCAGCCCCACCGTGCAGCTGTGGAAGGGCTGGCTCAAACCGCTGGCGACGATAGGCATCGCCGCCGCCGGCCTGTTCGGCTTCCTGCACTACATCAGCGTCGGCCCCAATCGCGCCGATGACGAAGAAGACGAGGCGGCAAGCCGCGAGGAGAACAAGCGATGA
- the fdnG gene encoding formate dehydrogenase-N subunit alpha, which yields MQVTRRQLFKLTAAQLGASSLVAMGFAPQQALAEVRQFKLLGARETRNTCTYCSVGCGLILYGLGDGAKNARGEIYHIEGDPDHPVSRGSLCPKGAGLLDFIHSPKRLKYPEVREPGSSEWKRVSWDEAVSRIARLMKDDRDANILEKNDAGTPLNRWLTTAMLTASAGSNETGILSQKFLRSLGIVATDAQARVCHGPTVSALASTFGRGAMTNSWVDIKNADFILVMGGNAAEAHPVGFKWAIEAKKTRGTRLIVVDPRYNRTASVSDLYLPIRVGSDIAFLGGVINWLIKNDKIHWDYVKAYTNAALIVRDDYHFDEGLFSGFDAAKSKYDKASWNYELGDDGYAKTDPTLQHPRCVWQLLKQHYSRYTPEMVNTICGTPVEGFLQVCKELGETARPDRAGTILYALGWTQHTTGSQNIRTMAMIQLLLGNIGMPGGGVNALRGHSNIQGLSDLGLLSTQLPGYLTLPNEKDHPDLASYLAKTTPKTLQANQFNYWSNTPKFFVSLMKWMWGDNAGKDNDWGYGWLPKWDKMYDVLHMAELMYQGKMNGFIVQGFNPLASFPDAAKVTEAFSKLKYMVIIDPIATETSTFWQNHGEAHDVDPSKIQTTVFRLPSTCFAEEDGSIVNSARWLQWHWKGAEPPGEARGDNEIIGELFVALRELYRKEGGKLAEPILKTNWPYRNPKAPTPSELAMEMNGKALADLPDPADPSKTLVKKGEQIPGFAVLQDDGRTMSACWIFAGCWTQAGNQMARRDNTDTGLGNTPGWSWSWPANRRILYNRASCDPSGKPWDPKRKLISWNGEKWVGADVPDFKIDAAPDSGMQPFIMNPEGVGRLFCADKLVDGPFPEHYEPMESPIGTNPLHPKVVSSPAVRLFDSDKKRLGTHKDFPYVGTTYRLTEHFQFWTKSVLLNAIAQPEQFVEIGEALAREKGIVQGDMVKVSSNRGFVKAKAVVTKRLMALKVNGQTVHQIGIPLHWGWEGVARPGYLTNSLPPAVGDCNTQTPEYKAFLVKLEKL from the coding sequence ATGCAAGTCACCCGACGTCAGCTGTTCAAGCTGACCGCGGCGCAGCTGGGCGCTTCCAGCCTGGTCGCCATGGGCTTCGCGCCGCAGCAGGCGCTGGCCGAAGTTCGCCAGTTCAAATTATTGGGCGCGCGCGAAACCCGCAATACCTGTACCTACTGTTCCGTCGGCTGCGGCCTGATCCTGTATGGCTTGGGCGACGGCGCCAAAAACGCGCGCGGCGAGATTTATCATATCGAAGGCGACCCGGACCACCCGGTCAGCCGCGGCTCGCTCTGTCCCAAAGGCGCCGGCTTGCTGGACTTCATCCACAGCCCCAAGCGGCTGAAATACCCGGAAGTGCGCGAGCCCGGCAGCAGCGAGTGGAAACGCGTCAGCTGGGATGAGGCGGTCAGCCGCATCGCCCGCCTGATGAAAGACGACCGCGACGCCAACATCCTAGAGAAAAACGACGCCGGCACGCCGCTCAACCGCTGGCTGACTACGGCGATGCTGACCGCCTCGGCCGGCTCCAACGAAACCGGCATTCTGTCGCAGAAATTCCTCCGCAGCCTGGGCATCGTCGCCACCGACGCCCAGGCCCGAGTCTGCCACGGCCCGACCGTGTCGGCCCTGGCCTCCACCTTCGGCCGCGGCGCGATGACCAACAGCTGGGTAGACATCAAGAACGCCGACTTCATCCTGGTGATGGGCGGCAACGCCGCCGAGGCCCACCCGGTGGGCTTCAAGTGGGCGATAGAGGCGAAGAAGACCCGCGGCACCCGGCTGATCGTAGTGGATCCTCGCTACAACCGCACCGCCTCGGTGTCCGATCTCTACCTGCCTATCCGCGTCGGTTCGGACATTGCCTTTCTGGGCGGCGTGATCAACTGGCTGATCAAAAACGACAAGATCCACTGGGACTACGTCAAGGCCTACACCAACGCCGCGCTGATCGTCCGCGACGACTACCATTTCGACGAAGGCCTGTTCTCCGGCTTCGACGCCGCCAAGAGCAAGTATGACAAAGCCAGCTGGAACTACGAGCTGGGCGACGACGGCTACGCAAAGACCGACCCCACGCTGCAACACCCGCGCTGCGTCTGGCAGCTGTTGAAGCAGCACTACTCGCGCTACACGCCGGAAATGGTCAACACCATCTGCGGCACGCCGGTGGAAGGCTTTTTGCAGGTGTGCAAGGAGCTGGGCGAAACCGCCCGCCCGGACCGGGCCGGCACCATCCTGTACGCGCTGGGCTGGACCCAGCACACCACCGGCTCGCAGAACATCCGCACCATGGCGATGATCCAATTGCTGCTGGGCAACATCGGCATGCCCGGCGGCGGCGTCAACGCGCTGCGCGGCCACTCCAACATCCAGGGCCTGTCCGACCTGGGGCTGCTTTCCACCCAGTTGCCTGGCTACCTGACGCTGCCGAACGAGAAAGACCACCCGGATCTGGCAAGCTATCTGGCCAAGACCACGCCCAAGACCCTGCAGGCAAACCAGTTCAACTACTGGAGCAACACCCCCAAGTTCTTCGTCAGCCTGATGAAATGGATGTGGGGCGACAATGCCGGCAAGGACAATGACTGGGGCTATGGCTGGCTGCCCAAATGGGACAAGATGTACGACGTGCTGCACATGGCCGAGCTGATGTACCAGGGCAAGATGAACGGCTTCATCGTGCAGGGCTTCAACCCGCTGGCCAGCTTCCCCGACGCCGCCAAGGTGACCGAGGCCTTCTCCAAGCTCAAGTACATGGTGATCATCGACCCGATCGCCACCGAAACCTCCACCTTCTGGCAGAACCACGGCGAGGCGCACGACGTCGACCCTTCCAAGATCCAGACCACGGTGTTCCGGCTGCCGTCCACCTGTTTCGCCGAAGAAGACGGCTCCATCGTCAATTCCGCGCGCTGGCTGCAATGGCACTGGAAAGGCGCCGAGCCACCGGGCGAAGCCAGAGGCGACAACGAGATCATCGGCGAATTGTTCGTCGCGCTGCGCGAGCTCTACCGCAAGGAAGGCGGCAAGCTGGCCGAGCCCATCCTCAAAACCAACTGGCCTTACCGCAATCCCAAAGCGCCGACGCCGAGCGAGCTGGCGATGGAGATGAACGGCAAGGCGCTGGCCGATCTGCCCGACCCGGCCGACCCCAGCAAAACCTTGGTGAAGAAGGGCGAGCAGATTCCGGGCTTCGCCGTGCTGCAGGACGATGGCCGCACCATGAGCGCCTGCTGGATCTTCGCCGGCTGTTGGACCCAGGCCGGCAACCAGATGGCGCGCCGCGACAACACCGACACCGGCCTCGGCAACACGCCGGGCTGGTCGTGGTCGTGGCCGGCCAACCGCCGCATCCTCTACAACCGCGCCTCCTGTGATCCGTCTGGCAAGCCTTGGGACCCGAAACGCAAGCTGATCAGCTGGAACGGCGAAAAATGGGTGGGCGCGGACGTGCCGGACTTCAAGATCGACGCCGCGCCGGACTCCGGCATGCAGCCCTTCATCATGAACCCGGAAGGCGTGGGCCGGCTGTTCTGCGCCGACAAACTGGTGGACGGCCCCTTCCCCGAGCACTACGAGCCGATGGAAAGCCCCATCGGCACCAATCCGCTGCACCCTAAAGTTGTCTCCAGTCCGGCGGTGCGGCTGTTCGACAGCGACAAAAAGCGGCTGGGCACCCATAAAGATTTCCCCTACGTCGGGACGACTTACCGCCTGACCGAGCACTTCCAGTTCTGGACCAAGTCGGTGCTGCTCAACGCCATCGCCCAGCCCGAGCAATTCGTCGAGATCGGCGAGGCGCTGGCCCGCGAGAAAGGCATCGTCCAGGGCGATATGGTCAAGGTCAGCTCCAACCGCGGCTTCGTCAAAGCCAAGGCGGTGGTCACCAAGCGCTTGATGGCGTTGAAGGTCAACGGCCAGACCGTGCACCAGATCGGCATTCCGCTGCACTGGGGCTGGGAGGGCGTGGCGCGGCCGGGTTATCTGACCAACTCGCTGCCGCCCGCAGTCGGCGATTGCAACACCCAGACGCCCGAGTACAAGGCCTTCCTGGTCAAACTGGAAAAACTATAA
- a CDS encoding efflux transporter outer membrane subunit: MRAWSLPLIAALAGCAVGPDYQRPASELPAQWKSEAGWLPAAPADAQAKRDWWRMFGDEELNRLEAATLQNSPSLQLALAKLDQAQAQSRIHSAAALPSASLGVADSRSRTSADRPLSSYGTRNNSIVQSDLKPMLSVSYELDWLGRVRRDIESARASAEQAAADSANVELLLTAQLASAYLQLRQEDEEIRLLDGILGAQQRVLDLTRIRHREGLASAADESQQAAAVAASRAQRELLVNQRRAGEDLLATLSGAPAAAFRLAAGALPATLPTAPAGAPSDLLQRRPDIASAERAMAAANAQIGVAKAAYFPQLTLTPAYIGSESTGLAGLFSTPALIWGLGLQATQTLFDNGKTRATVSYAEAGYRTALASYRQTVLQAVQETQDALNTLHGLEDARRQQAEAVRQQDQAYAISQLRHREGLDSGLTLAAAQQAQLSAHRADVQLRGSQLVASVSLLKALGGGWQQNAASSK, encoded by the coding sequence ATGCGAGCATGGAGCCTGCCCCTGATCGCGGCGCTGGCCGGCTGCGCCGTCGGCCCCGATTATCAACGTCCCGCCAGCGAACTGCCGGCGCAATGGAAAAGCGAGGCCGGCTGGCTGCCCGCCGCGCCCGCCGACGCGCAAGCCAAGCGCGACTGGTGGCGCATGTTCGGCGATGAGGAGCTGAACCGGCTGGAAGCCGCCACGCTGCAGAACAGCCCCTCGCTGCAACTGGCGCTGGCCAAGCTGGACCAGGCGCAGGCGCAAAGCCGCATCCACAGCGCGGCCGCCTTGCCATCCGCTAGCCTGGGGGTGGCGGATTCCCGCAGCCGCACCTCCGCCGACCGCCCGCTGTCCAGCTATGGCACGCGTAACAACAGCATTGTGCAAAGCGACCTCAAGCCCATGCTCAGCGTCAGCTACGAACTGGACTGGCTGGGCCGGGTGCGCCGCGATATCGAAAGCGCGCGCGCCAGCGCCGAACAAGCCGCCGCCGATAGCGCCAATGTCGAATTGCTGCTCACCGCCCAATTGGCCAGCGCCTATCTGCAATTGCGCCAAGAGGACGAGGAAATCCGGCTGCTGGACGGCATCCTGGGCGCGCAGCAGCGGGTGCTGGACCTGACCCGCATCCGTCATCGCGAAGGATTGGCCTCGGCGGCCGACGAGTCGCAGCAGGCCGCCGCTGTCGCCGCCAGCCGCGCCCAGCGCGAACTATTGGTCAATCAGCGCCGCGCGGGCGAAGACCTGCTGGCGACGCTCAGCGGCGCGCCGGCGGCCGCATTCCGGCTGGCGGCCGGCGCCTTGCCCGCGACCCTGCCCACCGCCCCTGCCGGCGCGCCCAGCGATCTGTTGCAGCGCCGGCCGGACATCGCCTCCGCCGAGCGCGCCATGGCCGCGGCCAATGCCCAGATCGGCGTCGCCAAAGCCGCTTATTTTCCGCAGCTGACGCTGACGCCGGCCTATATCGGCAGCGAGTCTACCGGCCTCGCCGGCTTGTTCTCGACGCCGGCCCTGATCTGGGGCCTTGGCCTGCAAGCCACCCAGACCCTGTTCGACAACGGCAAGACCCGCGCCACGGTAAGCTACGCCGAAGCCGGCTACCGCACCGCGCTGGCCAGCTATCGCCAGACGGTGCTGCAAGCGGTGCAGGAAACCCAGGATGCGCTGAATACCCTGCACGGACTGGAGGATGCGCGCCGCCAGCAAGCCGAAGCCGTGCGCCAGCAAGATCAAGCTTACGCTATCAGCCAATTGCGCCACCGCGAGGGATTGGACAGCGGCCTGACGCTGGCCGCGGCGCAGCAAGCCCAGCTAAGCGCGCATCGGGCCGATGTCCAACTGCGCGGCAGCCAACTAGTCGCTTCGGTCAGCCTGCTCAAGGCGCTGGGCGGCGGCTGGCAACAAAATGCCGCCTCCAGCAAATAG
- a CDS encoding efflux RND transporter periplasmic adaptor subunit, which yields MTDHRHAHQGLPDLHLHHVRRGAVVRKARIAAVVAVALLAVGLGRTLFMRHAEAAALEQEAARNAVLSVNVVLPSQGRGDAALTLPATLQGMAEAQIYARTSGYIKRWYKDIGQPVKKGELLAELDIPDIDKQAQEARANFELAKTAYLRWKTLRAQDAVSQQEFDEKETAYKQTEAELKRLRDLQDFARVSAPFDGIVTRRNIDTGSLVNAGNGGAPQALFATAQIDKLHLYAYVPQGQAAAIHIGSPVKVTRQEAPDQAVSGKVVRTAGALDAATRTLQVEVMLANADHGLMPGQYVDVSFKLPRGQTLTLPTNALQFGAKGSRVALVGADSKVHLQTVAVGTDFGHEVEIRAGLKTDDKVIINPPDSIYDGQKVAIVPMAKGA from the coding sequence ATGACTGACCACCGCCACGCCCACCAGGGCCTGCCCGATCTGCATCTGCACCATGTCCGCCGCGGCGCGGTGGTGCGCAAGGCCCGCATCGCCGCCGTCGTCGCCGTCGCGCTGCTGGCTGTCGGCCTGGGCCGCACGCTGTTCATGCGCCATGCCGAAGCCGCGGCGCTGGAACAGGAAGCCGCGCGCAACGCCGTGCTTTCCGTCAATGTGGTGCTGCCCAGCCAGGGCCGCGGCGACGCCGCCCTCACCCTGCCCGCCACGCTGCAAGGCATGGCCGAGGCGCAGATCTACGCCCGCACCAGCGGTTATATCAAGCGCTGGTACAAGGACATCGGCCAGCCGGTGAAAAAGGGAGAACTGCTGGCCGAACTGGACATACCGGACATCGACAAGCAAGCGCAGGAAGCGCGGGCCAATTTCGAACTGGCCAAAACCGCTTACCTGCGCTGGAAAACGCTGCGCGCGCAGGACGCCGTGTCGCAGCAGGAATTCGACGAGAAGGAAACCGCCTACAAGCAGACGGAAGCCGAGTTGAAACGGCTGCGCGACTTGCAGGACTTCGCCCGCGTGAGCGCGCCTTTCGACGGCATCGTCACCCGCCGCAATATCGATACCGGCAGCCTGGTCAACGCCGGCAACGGCGGCGCGCCGCAAGCGCTGTTCGCCACCGCGCAGATCGACAAGCTGCACCTGTACGCCTATGTGCCGCAAGGCCAGGCCGCCGCCATCCATATCGGCTCGCCGGTGAAGGTCACCCGCCAGGAGGCGCCGGATCAAGCGGTGTCCGGCAAGGTGGTCCGCACCGCCGGCGCGCTGGATGCCGCCACCCGCACGCTGCAGGTGGAAGTGATGCTGGCCAACGCCGATCACGGCCTGATGCCCGGCCAGTATGTAGACGTGTCCTTCAAGCTGCCGCGCGGCCAGACGCTGACCCTGCCCACCAACGCGCTGCAATTCGGCGCCAAGGGCAGCCGCGTGGCCCTGGTCGGCGCCGACAGCAAGGTTCATCTGCAAACCGTCGCCGTCGGCACCGACTTTGGCCACGAAGTGGAAATCCGCGCCGGCCTGAAAACCGACGACAAGGTCATCATCAATCCGCCGGACTCGATCTACGACGGCCAAAAGGTGGCCATCGTGCCCATGGCCAAGGGAGCGTGA